From the Synechococcus sp. HK01-R genome, one window contains:
- a CDS encoding metallophosphoesterase, whose product MSLRRRHFLQLALGTGLSAAGLGISRAAGRAASRGDLRIGLISDLNSSYGSTAYIPQVSQGLQQLLALKPALLVCAGDMVAGQKRGLTANQLDAMWESFARTVLTPVRRAGLPFLPAIGNHDGSPGFEADRAALRRFWTPRRQALGLTFEDAGDFPFHYSVLQNDVFWLVWDASSSRIPPAQIQWARRQLGSAAARRAQIRMVVGHLPLFGVSQGRDRPGERLEQRAAILAILAEGNVQAYISGHQHAWYPAKLGPLDLIQLGALGSGPRRLLQGGIPPQQTYTTLDINWPENSLVETTYAVASGQPVAWSRLPATLMGRTGGLNRNAQARSIRR is encoded by the coding sequence ATGTCTCTTCGCCGTCGCCATTTCCTGCAGCTCGCCCTCGGGACGGGCCTGAGCGCAGCTGGGCTTGGCATCAGCCGTGCGGCTGGCCGAGCAGCGTCTCGCGGTGATCTACGCATCGGCCTGATCAGTGATCTCAACAGCAGCTACGGCTCAACCGCCTACATCCCCCAGGTCAGCCAGGGACTGCAGCAGCTCCTCGCCCTCAAACCGGCCCTGTTGGTGTGTGCCGGCGACATGGTGGCCGGCCAGAAACGGGGCCTCACCGCCAACCAGCTGGATGCGATGTGGGAGAGCTTCGCCCGCACGGTGTTGACACCAGTACGCCGAGCCGGGCTGCCCTTCCTACCAGCCATCGGCAACCACGACGGATCACCGGGTTTTGAAGCCGATCGGGCCGCGCTGCGCCGCTTCTGGACGCCACGCCGTCAGGCCCTGGGCCTGACATTCGAAGATGCGGGCGACTTCCCCTTTCACTACAGCGTCCTGCAAAACGACGTGTTCTGGTTGGTATGGGATGCCAGCTCGAGTCGAATCCCCCCTGCCCAGATCCAGTGGGCCCGCCGGCAACTGGGCAGTGCCGCCGCGCGAAGAGCCCAGATCCGCATGGTCGTCGGCCATCTCCCCCTGTTCGGGGTCAGCCAGGGACGGGATCGACCGGGGGAGAGGCTCGAGCAGAGAGCAGCGATCCTGGCGATCCTGGCGGAGGGCAACGTGCAGGCCTACATCAGTGGACACCAGCACGCCTGGTATCCGGCCAAGCTCGGGCCACTCGACCTGATCCAACTGGGGGCTCTTGGCAGCGGCCCCAGACGGCTTCTCCAGGGAGGTATTCCGCCTCAGCAGACCTACACCACCCTCGACATCAACTGGCCAGAGAACTCCCTGGTGGAGACCACCTATGCGGTGGCCAGCGGCCAACCCGTGGCCTGGAGCCGCCTACCCGCCACCTTGATGGGCCGCACCGGCGGCCTCAACCGCAACGCTCAGGCGCGATCAATCCGCCGGTAG
- a CDS encoding DUF1543 domain-containing protein produces the protein MELLADHTQLFLVVLGGRTATSHIELHDVRFVTGASIDDTLPELRRQWFGRREGLHLDSYMAVRVIDGWAVSLVREPAAPRPDRLWFVNLGAYRPDSLAELHHFGLVVARSPQAAKAAAKRQWLAGALQQHKDDLCAVDDCLAIEQLELLGGERWYVQLDPHPEGLSQPQVPDWFGYRRIDRA, from the coding sequence ATGGAGCTCTTGGCTGACCACACGCAGTTGTTTCTGGTGGTGCTGGGGGGCCGCACCGCCACCAGTCACATCGAGCTGCACGATGTGCGCTTTGTGACGGGGGCCTCGATCGATGACACCCTCCCCGAGCTGCGGCGGCAGTGGTTCGGGAGGCGTGAGGGCCTGCACCTGGACAGCTACATGGCGGTGCGGGTGATCGATGGTTGGGCGGTGAGCCTCGTGCGCGAGCCGGCCGCGCCCCGGCCCGATCGGCTCTGGTTTGTGAACCTGGGCGCCTACCGCCCTGATTCCTTGGCGGAGTTGCACCACTTCGGGCTGGTGGTGGCGCGCTCGCCTCAGGCGGCCAAGGCGGCGGCAAAGCGGCAGTGGCTGGCAGGCGCGTTGCAGCAGCACAAGGATGATCTCTGCGCCGTCGACGACTGCCTGGCGATCGAGCAGCTGGAGCTGCTCGGGGGTGAGCGGTGGTATGTGCAGCTTGATCCCCATCCCGAGGGGTTGAGCCAGCCCCAGGTGCCGGATTGGTTCGGCTACCGGCGGATTGATCGCGCCTGA
- a CDS encoding trans-aconitate 2-methyltransferase, producing MDLFAQQWASYRAVVEHDLVEHQAVASATAATLEGWLKARPNNAAAPRMVDLGCGDLALLAPLLQRLPLGSYTGLDLTPEVLPLAQQALGNVAYPCRWLEGDLLRWASDPAGDDAEPVDILHSAFAIHHLSAEEKQWLLERLRTRIAPGGLFIWVDVFRKPGESRDIYMQRYQQRIASSWLQLSAQQREQVSSHLAAYDHPADRAAIESTAKAAGWQWRWAWNGRQHAEAMAVLTPA from the coding sequence ATGGATCTTTTCGCACAGCAGTGGGCCTCCTATCGGGCCGTGGTGGAGCACGATCTGGTGGAGCACCAAGCCGTGGCCTCCGCCACGGCCGCAACCCTGGAGGGCTGGCTCAAGGCTCGCCCCAACAATGCCGCGGCACCGCGGATGGTTGATCTGGGCTGCGGGGATCTGGCGCTGCTGGCTCCTCTGCTGCAACGCCTGCCTTTGGGCTCCTACACGGGACTGGATCTCACGCCTGAGGTGCTGCCCCTGGCGCAGCAAGCTCTCGGCAACGTGGCCTATCCATGCCGCTGGCTGGAAGGAGATCTACTCCGTTGGGCGAGCGATCCAGCTGGCGATGACGCAGAACCGGTCGACATCCTTCACTCTGCCTTCGCCATTCATCACCTCAGCGCCGAGGAGAAACAGTGGCTGCTCGAGCGCCTGCGCACTCGGATCGCACCGGGAGGGTTGTTCATTTGGGTGGATGTCTTCCGGAAACCCGGCGAGAGCCGCGACATCTACATGCAGCGCTACCAGCAACGCATTGCCAGCAGTTGGCTCCAGCTCTCTGCCCAGCAGCGAGAGCAGGTGAGTAGCCACCTGGCCGCTTACGACCACCCCGCCGATCGCGCCGCGATTGAGTCCACGGCCAAAGCAGCAGGTTGGCAGTGGCGCTGGGCATGGAATGGACGCCAACACGCTGAGGCGATGGCCGTGCTGACGCCAGCCTGA
- a CDS encoding SufS family cysteine desulfurase, which translates to MTSATQDLTTGRHVGMSIAERTRADFPILSQCSASGSPLVYLDHAATSQKPQVVLEALQHYYSCDNANVHRGAHQLSARATEAFEGARATTARFIAAASASEIVFTRNASEAINLVARSWGDANLREGDEVLLTVMEHHSNLVPWQLLAQRTGCVLRHVQVTEQGMLDLEDLRCKLSSRTKLVSLVHISNTLGCCNPVQDVVAAAREQGAKVLLDACQSLAHQPIDVSVMGVDFLVGSSHKLCGPTGMGFLWAPEALLEAMPPFLGGGEMIQDVFLDHSTWAALPHKFEAGTPAIGEAIGMGAAIRYLQALGLDQIQAWEAQLTRYLFLRLQGIEGLRILGPTPEQQAGRGALATFLVDGVHANDIAALLDLSGICIRSGHHCCQPLHRHYGVTASARASLSFTTTFEEIDRFADELQGSISFLREHS; encoded by the coding sequence ATGACCAGTGCAACCCAGGATCTGACCACGGGGCGGCACGTCGGCATGTCAATCGCGGAACGGACTCGTGCCGACTTCCCGATTCTGAGCCAGTGCTCTGCCTCCGGCAGTCCGTTGGTCTATCTCGATCATGCGGCAACCAGCCAGAAGCCCCAGGTGGTGCTCGAGGCGCTGCAGCACTACTACAGCTGCGACAACGCCAACGTGCATCGCGGTGCCCATCAGCTCAGCGCCCGCGCTACCGAGGCCTTTGAGGGGGCCCGGGCAACCACCGCTCGATTCATTGCTGCCGCCAGCGCCAGCGAGATCGTGTTCACCCGCAATGCCAGCGAGGCCATCAATCTCGTGGCCCGTAGCTGGGGAGACGCCAACCTCAGGGAAGGCGATGAAGTGCTGCTCACCGTGATGGAGCATCACAGCAATCTGGTGCCCTGGCAGTTGTTGGCTCAGCGCACCGGATGCGTGCTTCGTCACGTGCAGGTGACCGAGCAGGGCATGCTCGATCTTGAGGATCTGCGCTGCAAGCTCAGCTCCCGCACCAAGCTTGTGTCTTTGGTGCACATCAGCAACACGCTGGGATGCTGCAATCCCGTCCAGGACGTCGTGGCCGCGGCACGGGAACAGGGCGCGAAGGTGCTCCTGGATGCCTGTCAGAGCCTGGCCCATCAGCCCATTGATGTGTCAGTCATGGGTGTGGATTTCTTAGTGGGCTCCTCCCACAAGCTCTGTGGTCCCACCGGAATGGGTTTTCTCTGGGCACCCGAGGCTTTGCTGGAGGCGATGCCCCCGTTCCTGGGCGGTGGCGAGATGATCCAGGACGTTTTCCTGGACCACAGCACCTGGGCGGCGCTGCCCCACAAGTTCGAGGCAGGGACCCCGGCGATTGGCGAGGCGATCGGTATGGGGGCAGCGATCCGTTATCTCCAGGCCCTTGGTCTTGATCAAATTCAGGCCTGGGAGGCTCAGCTCACCCGCTATCTCTTCCTGCGCCTGCAGGGGATTGAAGGCCTGCGCATTCTCGGCCCCACCCCAGAGCAGCAGGCGGGTCGCGGCGCCCTGGCCACGTTCCTGGTGGATGGGGTTCATGCCAATGACATCGCCGCTTTGCTTGATCTCAGTGGGATCTGCATTCGCAGTGGTCACCACTGCTGTCAGCCTCTTCATCGCCATTACGGCGTCACGGCATCAGCCCGGGCCAGCCTCAGTTTCACCACCACCTTCGAGGAGATCGACCGCTTTGCCGATGAGCTGCAGGGCTCCATCAGCTTCCTGCGGGAGCACAGCTGA
- a CDS encoding SufD family Fe-S cluster assembly protein, producing MQFSSHDSVLDPVQRRGREALERLGLPTRRQEAWRLTDLTRLEAIARLPLSSADARAPLDPSALPAVATGTLRLVLDGQADPLAAMVLPEGITRLSASELEQALGHTLDRCGCADAWPVELNHASSQQVLALRVRGSAPPLELVLASPTGLTATRVLLLLEEKAQLDLLQVVLAEGPVAHSHVLEVHLGQEARLNHGLVACADGEGSLLIHGAVEQEPRSAYTLTSVAKGWALARLEPRVVQVDGQASTVMRGLSVSAADQQLATHSTVQFEGPEGELDQLQKCLAGGRSHAIFNGGVRVPRLAQRTNAAQLSRNLLLSERARIDTKPELEIVADDVRCAHGATVSQLQEDELFYLQSRGIGASDAAALLLRGYCQEVVDHLPGAASAWPVMTQLLEGLEV from the coding sequence ATGCAGTTCTCCAGTCACGACAGTGTTTTGGACCCTGTCCAGCGTCGGGGGAGGGAGGCCTTGGAGCGCCTCGGCCTGCCCACCCGCCGTCAGGAGGCGTGGCGCCTCACGGATCTGACGCGCCTTGAGGCGATCGCGCGCCTACCCCTGAGCAGTGCTGATGCTCGTGCTCCGCTGGATCCTTCAGCCTTGCCAGCGGTGGCGACGGGAACGCTGCGTCTCGTCCTCGATGGACAAGCCGATCCCTTGGCGGCGATGGTGCTGCCTGAGGGGATCACCCGTTTGAGTGCTTCCGAGTTGGAGCAGGCCCTTGGTCACACCCTCGATCGCTGCGGTTGTGCGGACGCCTGGCCCGTGGAGCTCAACCATGCCTCCAGTCAGCAGGTGCTGGCGCTGCGGGTGCGAGGTTCGGCCCCCCCCCTCGAGCTGGTGCTGGCCAGCCCCACCGGTCTCACGGCCACCCGGGTGCTGCTTCTGCTCGAGGAGAAGGCGCAGCTGGATCTGCTCCAGGTCGTGCTTGCCGAGGGGCCGGTGGCCCACAGCCATGTGCTGGAGGTTCACCTAGGCCAGGAAGCGAGGCTCAATCACGGTTTGGTCGCCTGCGCCGATGGCGAGGGCTCTCTGTTGATCCATGGCGCTGTGGAGCAGGAGCCCCGCAGTGCCTACACACTCACCTCTGTAGCCAAAGGATGGGCCTTGGCCCGTTTGGAGCCACGGGTGGTGCAGGTGGATGGTCAGGCCAGCACCGTGATGCGTGGTCTTTCGGTGTCGGCCGCTGATCAGCAGCTCGCCACCCACAGCACCGTTCAATTCGAGGGGCCGGAAGGGGAGCTTGATCAGCTTCAGAAGTGTCTCGCTGGGGGACGTTCCCACGCCATCTTCAATGGTGGTGTGCGGGTGCCGCGCCTTGCCCAGCGCACCAATGCCGCCCAGCTCAGTCGCAACCTGCTGCTCTCGGAACGGGCCCGGATCGACACCAAGCCAGAGCTCGAGATCGTGGCGGACGATGTGCGCTGTGCCCACGGCGCCACGGTGTCTCAGCTTCAGGAGGATGAGCTCTTCTATCTCCAGAGCCGGGGCATTGGCGCCTCCGATGCCGCCGCCCTGCTGTTGCGTGGGTACTGCCAGGAGGTGGTGGATCACCTGCCCGGCGCAGCCAGTGCCTGGCCCGTCATGACGCAACTGCTGGAGGGACTGGAGGTATGA
- the sufC gene encoding Fe-S cluster assembly ATPase SufC — translation MIRPDAELLLDISDLHASVEDQPILKGVNLQVRAGEIHAVMGRNGSGKSTLSKVLAGHPAYRVTGGSVRYRGQDLFELEPEQRARLGVFLGFQYPVEIPGVSNLEFLRVATNARRETQGMEELDTFDFEDHVRERLQVVQMDPAFLERSVNEGFSGGEKKRNEILQMALLEPVVAILDETDSGLDIDALRIVAGGVNQLAGPENATLLITHYQRLLDEITPDYVHVMAAGRILRTGGCELALELEKTGYDWVDQELAAQEGV, via the coding sequence GTGATCCGCCCCGACGCCGAGCTGCTTCTCGACATCTCCGATCTGCATGCCTCCGTGGAGGATCAGCCGATCCTCAAGGGGGTGAACCTGCAGGTGCGTGCTGGCGAAATCCATGCCGTGATGGGGCGGAACGGCAGCGGTAAAAGCACTCTGTCCAAGGTGTTGGCTGGTCACCCCGCTTATCGGGTCACTGGTGGTTCCGTGCGTTACCGAGGTCAAGACCTGTTTGAACTGGAGCCTGAGCAACGCGCTCGTCTTGGCGTGTTTCTCGGCTTTCAGTATCCAGTCGAGATTCCAGGGGTCAGCAATCTTGAGTTTCTGCGGGTGGCCACCAATGCTCGACGCGAGACCCAGGGGATGGAGGAACTCGACACCTTTGATTTCGAGGATCACGTTCGTGAGCGCCTCCAGGTGGTGCAAATGGATCCTGCCTTCCTTGAGCGCAGCGTGAATGAGGGCTTCTCAGGTGGTGAGAAGAAGCGCAACGAGATCCTGCAGATGGCCCTGCTGGAACCGGTTGTGGCCATTCTGGATGAGACAGATTCCGGTCTCGATATCGATGCCTTGCGCATCGTGGCCGGTGGTGTGAATCAGCTCGCCGGTCCGGAGAACGCCACGCTGCTGATCACCCACTACCAGCGCCTCCTCGACGAAATCACGCCCGACTACGTCCATGTGATGGCTGCTGGGCGGATTTTGCGCACTGGTGGTTGTGAGCTGGCGTTGGAACTGGAGAAGACGGGATACGACTGGGTGGATCAGGAACTGGCTGCCCAGGAGGGGGTCTGA
- the sufB gene encoding Fe-S cluster assembly protein SufB: MTSASTRDPVSQPYKYGFVTDIETDKIAKGLSEDVVRLISAKKEEPDFLLNFRLKAFRHWLTLEEPDWAALGYPSIDYQDIVYYAAPKQQEKKSSLDEVDPKLLETFDKLGIPLSEQKRLSNVAVDAVFDSVSIATTYKEKLAEHGVVFCSFSEAVKEHPELIERYLGTVVASNDNYFAALNSAVFSDGSFVFIPKGVECPMELSTYFRINSGDTGQFERTLIVAEEGASVSYLEGCTAPMFDTNQLHAAVVELVALDDASIKYSTVQNWYAGDENGVGGIYNFVTKRGQCRGARSRISWTQVETGSAITWKYPSCVLQGADSVGEFYSVALTNNRQQADTGTKMVHVGPRTRSTIVSKGISAGCSSNSYRGLVQMGPGAKGARNYSQCDSMLIGDQAAANTYPYIRSQQPQAAIEHEASTCRISEDQLFYLQSRGIGFEEAVSMMVSGFCRDVFNQLPMEFAAEADKLLALKLEGSVG, from the coding sequence ATGACCAGTGCCTCCACCCGTGATCCCGTCAGTCAGCCGTACAAATACGGCTTCGTTACCGACATTGAGACCGACAAGATCGCCAAGGGGCTGAGCGAGGATGTCGTTCGCCTGATCTCGGCCAAGAAAGAGGAGCCCGACTTTCTCCTGAACTTCAGGCTCAAGGCATTCCGGCACTGGTTGACCCTGGAAGAACCCGATTGGGCTGCTCTGGGTTATCCGTCGATCGATTATCAAGACATCGTTTATTACGCGGCTCCCAAACAGCAGGAGAAAAAGTCCAGCCTCGATGAGGTGGACCCCAAACTGCTGGAAACGTTTGACAAACTCGGAATTCCTCTGAGCGAGCAGAAGCGATTGAGCAACGTGGCTGTTGATGCAGTATTTGACAGCGTCTCGATTGCCACCACTTACAAAGAGAAGCTCGCCGAGCACGGAGTCGTCTTCTGTTCCTTCAGTGAGGCTGTCAAGGAGCACCCTGAGCTCATCGAGCGTTATTTGGGAACAGTGGTTGCCAGCAATGACAACTATTTCGCGGCCCTCAATTCCGCCGTGTTTAGTGATGGCTCTTTTGTGTTCATTCCCAAGGGTGTGGAGTGTCCGATGGAGCTGTCCACTTATTTCCGCATCAACTCTGGCGACACGGGCCAGTTCGAGCGCACCTTGATCGTGGCCGAGGAAGGGGCTTCGGTGAGTTACCTCGAGGGTTGTACTGCTCCCATGTTTGACACCAATCAGCTGCATGCTGCAGTGGTGGAACTCGTGGCTCTTGATGATGCCTCGATCAAATACTCCACCGTGCAGAACTGGTATGCCGGTGATGAAAACGGTGTGGGCGGTATCTACAACTTCGTGACCAAGCGGGGACAGTGCCGAGGGGCTCGCAGCCGAATCAGCTGGACGCAGGTCGAGACCGGCTCTGCCATCACCTGGAAGTATCCCAGCTGCGTGCTTCAGGGAGCCGATTCAGTCGGTGAGTTCTACTCCGTGGCACTGACCAATAACCGCCAGCAGGCCGATACCGGCACCAAGATGGTGCATGTGGGGCCCCGCACCCGCTCCACGATTGTGAGCAAGGGCATCAGCGCTGGTTGCTCCAGCAACAGCTACCGCGGTCTGGTGCAGATGGGGCCTGGCGCCAAAGGGGCGCGCAATTACAGCCAGTGCGATTCGATGCTGATCGGCGATCAGGCTGCTGCGAACACCTATCCCTACATCCGCTCGCAACAGCCCCAGGCGGCGATCGAGCATGAAGCGAGCACCTGCCGCATTTCCGAAGACCAGCTGTTTTATCTCCAGAGCCGGGGCATTGGCTTCGAAGAAGCGGTGTCGATGATGGTGAGCGGATTCTGCCGCGATGTCTTCAATCAGCTGCCGATGGAGTTCGCAGCTGAGGCCGACAAGCTGCTCGCCCTCAAGCTCGAGGGATCGGTGGGTTGA
- a CDS encoding ferredoxin-thioredoxin reductase catalytic domain-containing protein gives MTDPSAGNPEPTAESLEVIRKFAETYAQRTGTYFCSDPGVTAVVLKGLARHKDELGGALCPCRHYEDKEAEVSQAFWNCPCVPMRERKECHCMLFLTEDNPFRGDAQTISTEEIHASAG, from the coding sequence ATGACCGATCCGTCCGCTGGCAACCCGGAGCCCACGGCCGAGAGCCTCGAGGTGATCCGCAAGTTCGCTGAGACCTATGCCCAGCGCACCGGCACCTATTTCTGCAGTGACCCTGGGGTCACGGCCGTGGTGCTCAAGGGACTCGCCCGTCACAAGGACGAACTCGGAGGAGCCCTCTGCCCTTGCCGTCACTACGAAGACAAGGAGGCTGAGGTGTCCCAGGCCTTCTGGAACTGCCCCTGTGTCCCGATGCGCGAGCGCAAGGAGTGTCACTGCATGCTTTTCCTCACTGAGGACAATCCCTTCCGCGGCGATGCTCAAACCATCAGCACCGAGGAGATCCACGCGTCTGCGGGTTGA
- the sufR gene encoding iron-sulfur cluster biosynthesis transcriptional regulator SufR has translation MGAHAQAPTRETTLTLLLRQGQVSAADLAGQLGISVQAMRRHLRSLEDDGLVESKPMTAGPGRPSNIWRLTALGHQHFPDGSESFALGLLNSMAATLSPEAMASLLSQQALEKASRYRQRVGSGPLRERIATLAELRRQEGYVTELEPDPDGHGWCLSEFHCSVQRIAEEYPVVCDQELQLIRHTFPDCQVERVHWRLEKGHSCGFRITPDHA, from the coding sequence ATGGGCGCACACGCTCAGGCTCCCACCCGCGAGACCACCCTGACCCTGCTGTTGCGGCAGGGTCAGGTGAGTGCAGCGGATCTGGCTGGTCAGCTCGGCATTTCCGTTCAGGCGATGCGCCGCCACCTGCGCAGCCTGGAGGACGACGGCCTGGTGGAATCCAAGCCAATGACCGCAGGTCCTGGCCGTCCCTCCAACATCTGGCGACTGACCGCCTTGGGGCATCAGCATTTCCCGGATGGCAGTGAGAGCTTTGCCCTCGGGCTGCTCAATTCCATGGCGGCCACCCTGTCACCGGAAGCCATGGCGTCCCTCCTGAGCCAGCAGGCCCTTGAAAAAGCGAGCCGCTACCGCCAGAGAGTGGGATCCGGCCCCCTGAGGGAACGCATCGCCACCCTCGCCGAACTACGACGTCAGGAGGGGTATGTCACGGAACTGGAGCCGGATCCCGACGGCCACGGCTGGTGCCTAAGCGAATTCCACTGTTCGGTGCAGCGGATCGCAGAGGAATATCCAGTCGTTTGTGATCAGGAGCTGCAGCTCATCCGTCACACCTTCCCCGATTGCCAAGTGGAGCGTGTGCACTGGCGACTCGAGAAAGGTCATTCCTGCGGCTTCCGGATTACTCCTGACCATGCCTGA
- a CDS encoding phycobiliprotein lyase encodes MTLAIPDALSFFRLSNGRWRSQRSVHHLLHRRAEAGGSLIVVEDLDAHDPRLRAMAAEQGHDPDRLVGGSQVRWSASMAWDQEGAAHDGESVIGLIPDGANGRSGVLLRDLGYAEKAPAASRFSMDEQDGLMLTTEYETMAVWERFSFAGPDVRIRSSTVEGLSNNASFCLELRLPEGGDGASGTASSRSHQQASLSPLGW; translated from the coding sequence ATGACCCTTGCCATTCCCGATGCCCTCAGCTTCTTCCGCCTGAGCAACGGACGCTGGCGGTCGCAAAGGAGCGTCCACCACCTCCTGCATCGACGGGCGGAAGCAGGGGGCTCCCTCATCGTTGTCGAGGATTTGGATGCCCACGACCCCCGTCTTCGGGCGATGGCTGCCGAGCAGGGCCACGATCCCGACCGCCTTGTGGGGGGGAGTCAGGTGCGCTGGAGCGCTTCGATGGCCTGGGATCAAGAGGGTGCTGCCCATGACGGCGAAAGCGTGATCGGCCTCATCCCCGATGGGGCGAACGGTCGATCCGGGGTGCTGCTGCGAGACCTCGGTTATGCGGAAAAAGCGCCAGCCGCCTCCCGCTTCTCCATGGATGAACAGGATGGCCTCATGCTCACCACCGAATACGAAACCATGGCGGTGTGGGAGCGATTCAGCTTCGCGGGCCCAGATGTGCGCATCCGCTCCAGCACGGTGGAAGGCCTGTCGAACAATGCCTCCTTCTGCCTGGAACTTCGCCTGCCGGAGGGGGGTGATGGGGCAAGCGGAACCGCCTCGAGCAGGAGCCATCAGCAAGCGTCGCTCTCGCCTCTGGGCTGGTGA
- a CDS encoding phycobilisome rod-core linker polypeptide, translated as MALPLLNYAPTTQNNRVAPIRVSSDEDARAVALDIAADSSNLDTVIESAYRQIFFHAFKADREPFLESQLRNGQITVRDFIRGLCLSNTFQRSFYNLNSNYKVVRHLVEKVLGRKTHGQSEEISWSIVLATKGVGGMVDALLDSQEYLDTFGYDTVPYQRNRVLPGRELGETPFNVTTPRYDEYYRGIFGFPQVVYTGTAKPIPARAKITRGGAPADYLAWVAGIANARGASPSGNADIDYMSKVPYRSIGR; from the coding sequence TTGGCCCTCCCCCTTCTGAACTACGCCCCCACCACCCAAAACAATCGGGTTGCCCCGATTCGGGTGAGCTCCGATGAGGACGCCAGGGCTGTTGCACTCGACATCGCCGCCGATTCCAGCAATCTCGACACGGTGATCGAGTCGGCGTATCGCCAGATCTTTTTCCACGCCTTCAAGGCCGATCGGGAACCCTTCCTCGAATCGCAGCTGCGCAACGGTCAGATCACCGTTCGCGACTTCATTCGTGGCCTGTGCTTGTCGAACACCTTCCAGCGCAGCTTCTACAACCTCAATTCCAACTACAAAGTGGTGCGCCATCTGGTGGAGAAGGTGCTGGGCCGCAAGACCCACGGACAATCCGAGGAAATCTCCTGGTCGATCGTGCTGGCGACCAAGGGCGTAGGGGGCATGGTCGACGCTCTGCTCGACAGCCAGGAGTACCTCGACACCTTCGGCTACGACACCGTTCCTTACCAGCGCAATCGCGTCCTCCCCGGCCGCGAACTGGGTGAAACGCCCTTCAACGTCACCACCCCTCGCTACGACGAGTACTACCGCGGCATCTTCGGATTCCCTCAGGTCGTCTACACCGGCACTGCGAAGCCGATCCCAGCCCGGGCGAAAATCACCCGTGGAGGCGCCCCTGCCGATTACCTCGCATGGGTGGCCGGTATCGCCAATGCCCGTGGAGCCTCCCCCAGTGGCAATGCCGACATCGATTACATGTCGAAGGTCCCTTACCGCAGCATCGGTCGCTGA
- a CDS encoding DUF4912 domain-containing protein: MTQALSSLARLTLRQLRQMASDLGVTLYSRKSKEDLVSAIAEKQERRGGDLRAIEAELNAPSRPEANTRVVFLPRDPQWAYVFWEIADRDRKRAQADGAGHLSLRLADVTGIQDGTSHPHTLQEVPVDSHSTEWYLPVPLCDRDYRVELGYRCGSNWISLAFSSVARVPALHPSDQILDQFVPFSLEASPVAPAPATNIETSDSGLHERLYQSATTHFRSRRVGSEVLHEQDSMGADRFGLNDSGAGLWASGRNESGLGGVAPRQRSFWLVADAELIVYGATDPSARLTIGGEDVPLSSDGTFRIQVPFRDGQQVYAIEATAADGEQKRNITLNFERVTPEDNSNPASEAKAEWF; encoded by the coding sequence GTGACGCAAGCTCTCTCCTCTCTCGCCCGCCTCACCCTGCGTCAACTGCGCCAGATGGCCAGCGATCTTGGAGTGACCCTCTACAGCCGAAAGAGCAAGGAAGATCTCGTTAGTGCAATCGCTGAGAAGCAAGAGCGCCGCGGCGGCGACCTCAGAGCAATCGAAGCCGAACTGAATGCCCCCTCTCGCCCGGAAGCGAACACACGGGTGGTTTTCCTACCTCGCGATCCCCAGTGGGCCTACGTCTTCTGGGAAATCGCCGATCGGGATCGCAAGCGCGCTCAGGCGGATGGCGCTGGTCATCTGAGCCTGCGTCTTGCTGACGTGACCGGCATTCAAGACGGAACCTCTCATCCCCACACCCTCCAGGAAGTGCCCGTCGATAGCCACAGCACCGAGTGGTACTTGCCGGTGCCCCTCTGCGATCGCGATTACCGCGTGGAGCTCGGTTATCGCTGCGGCAGCAATTGGATCTCCCTGGCGTTCTCCTCGGTTGCCCGGGTTCCTGCCCTGCACCCCAGTGATCAGATCCTCGACCAGTTCGTGCCCTTCAGCCTCGAGGCCTCCCCTGTTGCACCTGCCCCTGCAACCAACATCGAAACCAGCGACAGCGGGCTGCACGAAAGGCTTTACCAGAGCGCCACGACCCACTTCCGCAGCCGTCGCGTGGGCTCCGAAGTTCTGCATGAGCAGGATTCCATGGGTGCCGACCGTTTCGGACTCAATGATTCCGGTGCTGGCCTCTGGGCCAGCGGTCGCAACGAATCCGGTCTCGGTGGTGTCGCTCCCCGCCAGCGGTCCTTCTGGCTTGTGGCCGATGCCGAGCTGATCGTCTATGGCGCCACCGATCCCTCCGCTCGCCTCACCATCGGCGGCGAGGACGTGCCCCTCTCCAGCGACGGCACCTTCAGGATCCAGGTGCCCTTCCGCGATGGGCAGCAGGTGTATGCGATCGAAGCGACAGCTGCCGATGGTGAGCAGAAGCGCAACATCACCCTCAACTTCGAGCGCGTCACCCCTGAAGACAACAGCAATCCAGCCAGCGAAGCCAAAGCCGAGTGGTTCTGA